The following are from one region of the Strigops habroptila isolate Jane chromosome 22, bStrHab1.2.pri, whole genome shotgun sequence genome:
- the ECM1 gene encoding extracellular matrix protein 1: MAALSILLFLLGAGVVAPEPPQHVVQESLDLQPPHIQQLLQEELVLRLPPDAVAAAATAAPSPAWPNTVPGFPPPWPEAAAITQRCRHRPLPPAAPALPPSSFGHLRRQAAALAALGPRIDSCCGRNGTLPCARRAWMEVLDAFCADEFGVKTRQFHCCRLRGAARRRCFVQGRAEAAADAAVAAAPPRDTVPFPPGQPTASNMGNICGLRGLRPGPSGPSGPIARFQLRLERDYGRCCRNGSLECAHDAWRSGLERLCREEAAVPARQQRCCRRGPGPAQTRCFAAAAPDPGYERELHNVSLARAGPALLRALCGPARLLSRRRPVPELLGAITSCCPRPPQEQRACTEEQLGQAITTLCSAQGGPWRDPQRCCSRGDPPAQRRCFDATYLARVTLGLAVPPPPPGHEE, from the exons ATGGCTGCCCTcagcatcctcctcttcctcctcggCGCTGGCG TGGTGGCCCCGGAGCCACCCCAACATGTGGTACAGGAGAGCCTGGACCTGCAGCCCCCCCACATCCAGCAGC tgctgcaggaggagctggtcCTGCGGCTGCCCCCGGACGCGGTGGCCGCAGCCGCCACCGCGGCCCCGTCCCCGGCGTGGCCCAACACCGTGCCCGGCTTCCCCCCGCCATGGCCCGAGGCCGCCGCCATCACCCAGCGCTGCCGGCACCGCCCGCTGCCCCCCGCGGCCCCCGCGCTGCCCCCGAGCTCCTTCGGCCACCTCCGGCGCCAGGCGGCGGCGTTGGCCGCGCTCGGGCCCCGCATTGACTCGTGCTGCGGCCGCAACGGGACCCTGCCCTGCGCCCGCCGCGCC TGGATGGAGGTGCTGGACGCGTTCTGCGCCGATGAGTTCGGGGTGAAGACGCGGCAGTTCCACTGCTGCCGCCtgcgcggcgcggcccggcggCGCTGCTTCGTGCAGGGCCGCGCCGAGGCCGCCGCTGATGCTGCGGTGGCGGCAGCGCCCCCCCGCGACACGGTCCCGTTCCCCCCCGGGCAACCCACGGCCTCCAACATGGGCAACATCTGCGGGTTGCGGGGGCTGCGGCCCGGCCCCTCCGGCCCCTCCGGCCCCATCGCCCGCTTCCAGCTCCGCCTGGAGAGGGACTATGGGCGCTGCTGCCGCAACGGGAGCCTGGAGTGCGCCCATGATGCC TGGCGCTCGGGGCTGGAGCGGCTGTGCCGGGAGGAGGCGGCGGTGCCGGCGCGGCAGCAGCGCTGCTGCCGGCGGGGCCCGGGCCCGGCGCAGACCCGCTGCTTCGCGGCGGCCGCCCCGGACCCGGGCTACGAGCGGGAGCTGCACAACGTGAGCCTGGCGCGGGCCGGGCCCGCGCTGCTGCGGGCGCTCTGCGGGCCCGCCAGGCTGCTCAGCAGGAG GCGGCCGGTGCCGGAGCTGCTGGGGGCCATCACCTCGTGCTGCCCGCGGCCCCCCCAGGAGCAACGCGCCTGCACCGAGGAGCAG CTGGGCCAGGCCATCACCACCCTGTGCAGCGCCCAGGGGGGGCCCTGGCGCGACCCCCAGCGCTGCTGCTCGCGGGGGGACCCCCCCGCCCAGCGCCGCTGCTTCGACGCCACGTACCTGGCGCGGGTGACGCTGGGGCTGGCcgtgccccccccgccccccggccACGAGGAGTGA
- the RPS27 gene encoding 40S ribosomal protein S27 isoform X1 — protein MPLAKDLLHPSPEEEKRKHKKKRLVQSPNSYFMDVKCPGCYKITTVFSHAQTVVLCVGCSTVLCQPTGGKARLTEGCSFRRKQH, from the exons ATGCCC CTCGCCAAGGACCTGCTGCACCCCTCGCCcgaggaggagaagaggaaacacAAGAAGAAGCGGTTGGTGCAGAGCCCCAACTCCTACTTCATGGACGTCAAGTGCCCCG GGTGTTACAAGATCACGACCGTGTTCAGCCACGCTCAGACCGTGGTGCTCTGCGTTGGCTGCTCCACCGTCCTGTGCCAGCCCACGGGGGGCAAGGCTCGGCTCACAGAAG GCTGCTCCTTCCGACGGAAGCAGCACTAA
- the RPS27 gene encoding 40S ribosomal protein S27 isoform X2, whose amino-acid sequence MDVKCPGCYKITTVFSHAQTVVLCVGCSTVLCQPTGGKARLTEGCSFRRKQH is encoded by the exons ATGGACGTCAAGTGCCCCG GGTGTTACAAGATCACGACCGTGTTCAGCCACGCTCAGACCGTGGTGCTCTGCGTTGGCTGCTCCACCGTCCTGTGCCAGCCCACGGGGGGCAAGGCTCGGCTCACAGAAG GCTGCTCCTTCCGACGGAAGCAGCACTAA
- the RAB13 gene encoding ras-related protein Rab-13, with protein MAKAYDHLFKLLLIGDSGVGKTCLIIRLAEDSFSSTYISTIGIDFKIRMVDIDGKKIKLQVWDTAGQERFKTITTAYFRGAVGIILVYDITDEKSFENIQNWMKSIKENASAGVERLLIGNKCDMEEKRKVQRDAAEKLAKEHGIRFFETSAKSSVNVEEAFSTLARDILQKSYRKAAPSSGQPLLEPGPPRKTGGKCSLV; from the exons ATGGCCAAGGCGTACGATCACCTCTTCAAGCTGCTGCTGATCGGGGACAGCGGAGTGGGCAAGACGTGCCTCATCATCCGCCTGGCCGAGGACAGCTTCAGCAGCACCTACATCTCCACCATCG GGATCGACTTCAAAATCCGGATGGTGGACATCGATGGGAAGAAGATCAAGCTGCAGGTCTG GGACACAGCGGGACAAGAGCGCTTCAAAACCATCACCACAGCCTATTTCAGGGGAGCTGTG GGCATCATCCTGGTGTACGACATCACCGACGAGAAATCCTTTGAGAACATCCAAAACTGGATGAAAAGCATTAAGGAG AACGCATCTGCCGGGGTTGAGCGTCTCCTCATCGGCAACAAGTGTGACATGGAGGAGAAGCGCAAAGTGCAGCGGGATGCGGCTGAGAAG CTGGCGAAGGAACACGGGATCCGCTTCTTTGAGACCAGCGCCAAGTCCAGTGTGAACGTGGAGGAG gccTTCAGCACGCTGGCACGGGATATCCTGCAGAAATCCTATCGGAAAGCA GCCCCCAGCAGCGGCCAGCCCCTGTTGGAGCCCGGCCCCCCAAGGAAGACGGGGGGTAAATGCTCCCTGGTGTAG
- the JTB gene encoding protein JTB, translated as MGPALCAALGLLLCGVRPAAAMAASEERRSASPVAAPACWRVEDFVVAQECSRCSSFQLKTVAECSPTGFVEQISCTASKRDEFKSCRSAVMEAHVFWRFVGTMMGVAAVFAVLVVCRQRVLDRKALEKVRKQIESI; from the exons ATGGGCCCCGCGCTCTGCGCCGCGCTGGGGCTCCTGCTCTGCGGCGTCAG GCCGGCGGCGGCGATGGCGGCGAGTGAGGAGCGGCGCTCGG CGAGCCCGGTGGCGGCCCCGGCGTGCTGGCGGGTCGAGGACTTCGTGGTGGCGCAGGAGTGCTCCCGCTGCTCCAGCTTCCAGCTG AAGACAGTGGCCGAGTGCAGCCCCACGGGCTTCGTGGAGCAGATCAGCTGCACCGCGTCCAAGAGGGACGAGTTCAAGAG CTGCCGCTCCGCCGTCATGGAAGCCCACGTGTTCTGGAGGTTCGTGGGCACCATGATGGGTGTCGCTGCCGTGTTTGCCGTGCTCGTGGTGTGTCGCCAGCGTGTCCTGGACAGGAAAGCTCTGGAGAAGGTGCGGAAGCAAATCGAGTCCATTTGA
- the CREB3L4 gene encoding cyclic AMP-responsive element-binding protein 3-like protein 4 isoform X1: MELEALELPDGLFPDVPSPGSEPPAAGWMLPAGLGASGNPAPPGDGNGGEALEGKAEELLRLTVNPDVACGLDTAPEPPPASDPAPAALYEVICDLSAPPPARGAGSGQLDNWPCPTLLPGSCLIELAPAPLPAPSPTLLLTEEEKRLLAQEGVTLPHNLPLTQAEERVLKKVRRKIRNKQSAQDSRRRKKEYMDGLESRAAACSAQNRELRRKVQELEQLNGSLLRQLRALLKPTSEKAAQTSACALILVLSLGLILFPSSSPFRRDTGSNRPIGVISRNILTQDAAGEAAFPVLGMEEPGPAGDGADGEPPLSSNSSSQAPTGDMETGIQGHGDEM, from the exons atggagctggaggcGCTGGAGCTCCCGGATGGGCTCTTCCCCGATGTCCCGTCCCCCGGCTCGGAGCCGCCGGCCGCGGGCTGGATGCTCCCCGCGGGGCTCGGGGCAAGCGGGAACCCGGCGCCCCCCGGTGATGGCAACGGAGGGGAAGCGCTGGAGGGGAAGGCCGAGGAGCTGCTGCGGCTGACGGTGAACCCCGACGTCGCCTGTGGGCTGGACACGGCCCCGGAGCCCCCCCCGGCCTCCGACCCCGCTCCTGCTGCCCTCTACGAGGTGATCTGCGACCTCagcgccccccccccggcccgcGGCGCCGGCTCCGGCCAGCTCG ACAACTGGCCGTGCCCCACGCTGCTGCCCGGCTCCTGCCTCATCGAGCTGGCCCCTGCCCCCCTGCCCGCCCCCAGCCCCACG CTGCTCCTGACCGAGGAGGAGAAGCggctgctggcacaggagggGGTGACGCTGCCCCACAACCTGCCCCTCACCCAG GCTGAGGAGCGGGTGCTGAAGAAGGTGAGGAGGAAGATCCGGAACAAGCAGTCGGCTCAGGACAGCcggaggaggaagaaggaataCATGGATGGGCTGGAGAGCAG GGCAGCCGCGTGCTCCGCGCAGAACCGGGAGCTCCGCAGGAAGGTccaagagctggagcagctcaacGG GTCCCTGCTCCGGCAGCTCCGGGCGCTGCTCAAGCCCACGTCGGAAAAGGCCGCCCAGACCAGCGCCTGTGCCCTG aTCCTGGTCCTATCCCTCGGCCTCATCCtcttccccagctccagccccttccGCCGGGATACAGGGAGCAACCGGCCCATTGGAG TCATCTCCAGGAACATCCTGACCCAGGATGCAGCCGGAGAAGCCGCAttcccagtgctgggaatggAAGAGCCCGGCCCCGCAGGGGATGGAGCTGATGGGGAGCCCCCCCTGAGCTCCAACTCCTCCAGCCAGGCCCCAACGGGGGACATGGAGACAGGGATACAGGGACACGGGGATGAGATGTGa
- the CREB3L4 gene encoding cyclic AMP-responsive element-binding protein 3-like protein 4 isoform X3: MELEALELPDGLFPDVPSPGSEPPAAGWMLPAGLGASGNPAPPGDGNGGEALEGKAEELLRLTVNPDVACGLDTAPEPPPASDPAPAALYELLLTEEEKRLLAQEGVTLPHNLPLTQAEERVLKKVRRKIRNKQSAQDSRRRKKEYMDGLESRAAACSAQNRELRRKVQELEQLNGSLLRQLRALLKPTSEKAAQTSACALILVLSLGLILFPSSSPFRRDTGSNRPIGVISRNILTQDAAGEAAFPVLGMEEPGPAGDGADGEPPLSSNSSSQAPTGDMETGIQGHGDEM, from the exons atggagctggaggcGCTGGAGCTCCCGGATGGGCTCTTCCCCGATGTCCCGTCCCCCGGCTCGGAGCCGCCGGCCGCGGGCTGGATGCTCCCCGCGGGGCTCGGGGCAAGCGGGAACCCGGCGCCCCCCGGTGATGGCAACGGAGGGGAAGCGCTGGAGGGGAAGGCCGAGGAGCTGCTGCGGCTGACGGTGAACCCCGACGTCGCCTGTGGGCTGGACACGGCCCCGGAGCCCCCCCCGGCCTCCGACCCCGCTCCTGCTGCCCTCTACGAG CTGCTCCTGACCGAGGAGGAGAAGCggctgctggcacaggagggGGTGACGCTGCCCCACAACCTGCCCCTCACCCAG GCTGAGGAGCGGGTGCTGAAGAAGGTGAGGAGGAAGATCCGGAACAAGCAGTCGGCTCAGGACAGCcggaggaggaagaaggaataCATGGATGGGCTGGAGAGCAG GGCAGCCGCGTGCTCCGCGCAGAACCGGGAGCTCCGCAGGAAGGTccaagagctggagcagctcaacGG GTCCCTGCTCCGGCAGCTCCGGGCGCTGCTCAAGCCCACGTCGGAAAAGGCCGCCCAGACCAGCGCCTGTGCCCTG aTCCTGGTCCTATCCCTCGGCCTCATCCtcttccccagctccagccccttccGCCGGGATACAGGGAGCAACCGGCCCATTGGAG TCATCTCCAGGAACATCCTGACCCAGGATGCAGCCGGAGAAGCCGCAttcccagtgctgggaatggAAGAGCCCGGCCCCGCAGGGGATGGAGCTGATGGGGAGCCCCCCCTGAGCTCCAACTCCTCCAGCCAGGCCCCAACGGGGGACATGGAGACAGGGATACAGGGACACGGGGATGAGATGTGa
- the CREB3L4 gene encoding cyclic AMP-responsive element-binding protein 3-like protein 4 isoform X2 has product MELEALELPDGLFPDVPSPGSEPPAAGWMLPAGLGASGNPAPPGDGNGGEALEGKAEELLRLTVNPDVACGLDTAPEPPPASDPAPAALYEVICDLSAPPPARGAGSGQLDNWPCPTLLPGSCLIELAPAPLPAPSPTLLLTEEEKRLLAQEGVTLPHNLPLTQAEERVLKKVRRKIRNKQSAQDSRRRKKEYMDGLESRAAACSAQNRELRRKVQELEQLNGSLLRQLRALLKPTSEKAAQTSACALLQPLPPGYREQPAHWSHLQEHPDPGCSRRSRIPSAGNGRARPRRGWS; this is encoded by the exons atggagctggaggcGCTGGAGCTCCCGGATGGGCTCTTCCCCGATGTCCCGTCCCCCGGCTCGGAGCCGCCGGCCGCGGGCTGGATGCTCCCCGCGGGGCTCGGGGCAAGCGGGAACCCGGCGCCCCCCGGTGATGGCAACGGAGGGGAAGCGCTGGAGGGGAAGGCCGAGGAGCTGCTGCGGCTGACGGTGAACCCCGACGTCGCCTGTGGGCTGGACACGGCCCCGGAGCCCCCCCCGGCCTCCGACCCCGCTCCTGCTGCCCTCTACGAGGTGATCTGCGACCTCagcgccccccccccggcccgcGGCGCCGGCTCCGGCCAGCTCG ACAACTGGCCGTGCCCCACGCTGCTGCCCGGCTCCTGCCTCATCGAGCTGGCCCCTGCCCCCCTGCCCGCCCCCAGCCCCACG CTGCTCCTGACCGAGGAGGAGAAGCggctgctggcacaggagggGGTGACGCTGCCCCACAACCTGCCCCTCACCCAG GCTGAGGAGCGGGTGCTGAAGAAGGTGAGGAGGAAGATCCGGAACAAGCAGTCGGCTCAGGACAGCcggaggaggaagaaggaataCATGGATGGGCTGGAGAGCAG GGCAGCCGCGTGCTCCGCGCAGAACCGGGAGCTCCGCAGGAAGGTccaagagctggagcagctcaacGG GTCCCTGCTCCGGCAGCTCCGGGCGCTGCTCAAGCCCACGTCGGAAAAGGCCGCCCAGACCAGCGCCTGTGCCCTG ctccagccccttccGCCGGGATACAGGGAGCAACCGGCCCATTGGAG TCATCTCCAGGAACATCCTGACCCAGGATGCAGCCGGAGAAGCCGCAttcccagtgctgggaatggAAGAGCCCGGCCCCGCAGGGGATGGAGCTGA
- the SLC39A1 gene encoding zinc transporter ZIP1: MAAGAGAWSPAAELAWSPGTAPRPPPGLEAKLGSLVLLLLLPLACGLGPLCCFRQPLAAADARSPVLSLVSCFAGGVFLGTCLLDLLPDYLSSIGAALEGLRVTLQFPLAEFILAMGFFLVLVLEQIALAQRDPAPVADESRSLLPSASIQSPAAAAAAGPGGARGAVRSAALVLALALHAVLEGLALGLQEAQGAVLRLCLALLLHKGAVAFSLALKLLRGGLRPPAVAASLVLFSVMSPSGVAIGAAVAAGAGPRQRLCRGVLEGLATGTFLYVTFLEILPQELGAPRHRVPKVILLLAGFALVTAILFLKI, encoded by the exons ATGGCGGCGGGTGCCGGAGCCTGGAGCCCCGCGGCGGAGCTCGCCTGGAGCCCGGGGACGGCGCCGCGGCCCCCGCCGGGGCTGGAGGCGAAACTGGGCtccttggtgctgctgctgctgctgccgctcGCCTGCGGGCTGGGGCCGCTCTGCTGCTTCCGGCAGCCCCTCGCGGCCGCCG ACGCCCGCAGCCCGGTGCTGAGCCTGGTGAGCTGCTTCGCCGGCGGCGTGTTCCTGGGCACGTGTCTGCTGGACCTGCTGCCCGACTACCTGAGCAGCATCGGTGCTGCGCTGGAGGGGCTGCGCGTCACC CTGCAATTCCCGCTCGCGGAGTTCATCCTGGCCATGGGCTTCTtcctggtgctggtgctggagcagatcGCGCTGGCTCAGCGGGACCCGGCGCCTGTCGCGGATGAATCgcgctccctccttccctccgcCTCCATCCAgagcccggcggcggcggcggcggcggggcccggcggaGCCCGCGGCGCGGTGCGGAGCGCGGCGCTGGTGCTGGCGCTGGCGCTGCACGCCGTGCTGGAGGGGCTGgcgctggggctgcaggaggcgCAGGGCGCGGTGCTGCGGCTCTGCCTggcgctgctgctgcacaaGGGCGCCGTCGCCTTCAGCCTGGCGCTGAAGCTGCTGCGGGGGGGGCTGCGCCCGCCCGCCGTCGCCGCCTCCTTGGTGCTCTTCTCCGTCATGTCGCCGTCGGGGGTCGCGATAggggcggcggtggcggcgggcgcGGGCCCGCGGCAGAGGCTGTGCCGGggggtgctggaggggctggCGACCGGCACCTTCCTCTACGTCACCTTCCTGGAGATCCTGCCGCAGGAGCTGGGGGCGCCGCGGCACCGGGTGCCCAAAGTCATCCTGCTGCTGGCGGGCTTCGCGCTCGTCACCGCCATCCTCTTCCTCAAGATATGA